From Rutidosis leptorrhynchoides isolate AG116_Rl617_1_P2 chromosome 3, CSIRO_AGI_Rlap_v1, whole genome shotgun sequence, a single genomic window includes:
- the LOC139895772 gene encoding uncharacterized protein, whose amino-acid sequence MAEKLAPEKRHSFFHGSQKVFEWDQTLDEVNMYITLPNGVPTKLFYCKIQSKHVEVGIKGNPPYMNHDLASPVKTDSSFWTIEDDILHITLQKRDKGQTWSSPIEGQGQLDPYATDLEQKRLMLQRFQEENPGFDFSQAQFSGNCPDPRTFMGGIRTD is encoded by the exons ATGGCGGAGAAATTGGCACCGGAAAAACGTCACAGTTTCTTCCATGGAA GTCAGAAGGTATTTGAATGGGATCAAACCCTAGATGAGGTGAATATGTACATCACTTTGCCTAATGGAGTTCCAACAAAATTGTTTTACTGCAAAATTCAGTCTAAGCATGTTGAAGTTGGAATCAAAGGCAATCCTCCTTACATGAAT CATGATTTGGCTTCACCTGTGAAGACCGATTCTTCGTTTTGGACTATTG AGGATGATATATTGCACATTACCTTACAAAAAAGGGATAAAGGTCAAACATGGTCATCTCCCATAGAAGGTCAGGGTCAGCTTGACCCGTATGCCACAGATCTCGAACAGAAGCGTCTCATGCTTCAGAGGTTTCAGGAGGAG AACCCGGGATTTGACTTCTCTCAGGCGCAGTTTTCAGGGAACTGTCCTGATCCAAGAACATTCATGGGTGGCATTAGAACTGACTAG
- the LOC139895773 gene encoding arginyl-tRNA--protein transferase 1-like, whose translation MADKKTRNEASSSSSSSNINNNNFGNKGESVVVDVGRRRSSCGYCKSGSNTSITHGLRAHSLTVYDYQALLDRGWRRSGCFLYKPDMEKTCCPSYTIRLKASDFVPSKEQVRVSKRMQRFLEGSLNVKKSDEQNETSNNTNRLSNSNTVDSVQTGPQTNSIDKAMQYLSDEIDSAVLECTQKGELPNDIQFPKASVKRVAPTKRKLQAEEAQDLLYTSNISFQIAAAIKRANKTFVTEKNPNSVAEMLSTRLHNLPSPIVLSIKACNGHINFYSSETQPAVSKVPSTSSGSKTSSSNYHPEKRSLEIRLKRSCFDREEYALYRRYQIKVHNDTPDHVTESSYKRFLIDSPLIYIPSSGDVNAPSCGFGSFHQQYLIDGKLVAVGVIDILPKCLSSKYLFWDPDLAFLSLGKYSALQEINWVKECQSPSLQYYYLGYYIHSCNKMRYKAAYHPSELLCPLRYQWVSFDIAKKLLDLKPYVVLSDFATLMNELGSSPKAIENQIEQDDPFPDGSNDIRVDADEEMSELAYEDSDDESGPETSSLTPAEMRNDVSNVVIGLKGMNLKYKDIRQAFGPNERNYLETQLDKYVTAVGTDLSEKMVYSIG comes from the exons ATGGCGGATAAGAAGACCAGGAACGAAGCtagcagcagcagcagtagtagtaacatcaacaataataattttggtaataaagGCGAAAGCGTCGTAGTTGATGTCGGTCGCCGGAGAAGCTCTTGCGGTTATTGTAAATCTGGTTCCAACACCAGTATTACTCACG GTTTACGGGCGCACAGTTTGACTGTTTATGACTACCAAG CTCTTCTTGACAGAGGTTGGAGAAGATCTGGTTGTTTTCTTTACAAACCTGATATGGAAAAGACATGTTGTCCATCTTATACAATTCGTTTAAAGGCAAGTGATTTTGTTCCCTCGAAAGAGCAGGTTCGAGTATCTAAACGAATGCAGAG GTTTCTAGAAGGTTCATTGAATGTTAAGAAATCAGATGAACAAAATGAGACATCAAACAATACAAACCGCCTTTCCAATAGTAACACTGTCGATTCAGTACAAACCGGGCCCCAGACGAACAGCATTGACAAGGCGATGCAATATTTATCGGATGAAATTGATTCAGCAGTACTCGAATGCACTCAAAAGGGTGAACTTCCTAATGACATTCAGTTCCCTAAAGCTTCTGTCAAACGGGTTGCACCAACAAAGAGGAAACTACAAGCTGAAGAAGCTCAAGATCTTTTATATACCAGCAATATCTCCTTTCAAATTGCTGCTGCTATAAAACGAGCCAATAAAACTTTTGTAACAGAAaaaaacccaaattctgttgcagaGATGCTATCGACCCGTTTACATAATTTACCATCACCTATTGTTTTATCTATAAAAGCATGCAATGGTCATATCAATTTCTATTCTAGCGAAACACAACCTGCGGTTTCAAAAGTCCCTTCCACAAGCAGTGGTAGCAAAACGAGTTCATCAAATTATCATCCCGAGAAACGGTCTCTCGAGATTCGTTTAAAAAGGTCGTGTTTTGATAGAGAAGAGTATGCGTTATACAGAAGATAccaaattaaagtgcataatgatACACCTGATCATGTAACTGAAAGTTCATACAAGCGGTTTTTAATTGACAGTCCGTTAATTTATATTCCCTCAAGTGGAGATGTTAATGCTCCATCTTGTGGATTTGGTTCTTTTCACCAACAGTATTTGATAGATGGGAAGTTAGTTGCAGTTGGCGTGATCGATATTCTTCCTAAATGTTTATCTAGTAAGTATTTGTTTTGGGACCCTGATCTTGCCTTTTTATCACTTGGTAAGTACTCAGCGTTACAAGAAATAAATTGGGTCAAAGAATGTCAAAGTCCTAGCTTGCAGTATTATTATCTTGGTTACTATATTCACTCGTGCAACAAGATGAGATACAAAGCAGCGTATCATCCATCCGAGCTTCTATGCCCTCTTCGTTACCA GTGGGTTTCTTTTGATATTGCAAAGAAGCTACTGGATTTGAAACCGTATGTTGTACTATCTGATTTTGCCACCTTAATGAATGAGTTGGGCTCGTCACCTAAGGCCATTGAAAATCAAATAGAACAAGACGACCCGTTTCCAGATGGATCAAATGATATTCGTGTTGATGCGGATGAAGAAATGTCTGAACTTGCTTATGAAGACTCTGATGACGAGTCAGGACCAGAAACCAGTAGTTTGACACCTGCAGAAATGCGAAATGATGTCAGCAATGTTGTCATTGGTTTGAAGGGAATGAATCTTAAATATAAG GATATTCGACAAGCTTTTGGACCGAATGAAAGGAACTACTTGGAAACTCAGTTGGATAAATATGTGACAGCTGTCGGTACCGATCTCTCCGAGAAAATGGTTTACTCGATCGGATGA